The DNA window CCCGACCCACCCCTTGATGGCGAAGCCGAAGACGACGCTCACCACGAAGAAGACCAGGAGCCAGTGCAGGTTCACGCCCCAGAGCGCCATGTTCCTCTCGGGATAGGCGATCTCGATGGAACGGATTCGGGCGTCCTTGGGGAGGGGAGGCTCCGCCGGGTGGGTCCAGAGCGCGAGCGCTCCATCGACGTAGCGGCCCTGGGCGAGCTTGATCAGCCCTCCGCCGGCGATCACCCGCTTCATGGCGGTCTCCCCGCCCAGGTCGAAGGACAGTTCGTGCGTTCCCTCTTTCTCCACGCGAATCCGCCAATCCACCTCCCTCTCTCCGGCGATCCGGAGAGGGGGCGTCTCGGCGACCAGGCCGTCGGGGACACGCATGGTGAGCGCCGACGGGTCGGCGTTCTCGTCCAGGCGGACCTTGACGATGGTCTTCTCGCCCGGATGGAAGGGGCGGTGCGCGTAGCGCACGTCCAGTTGGATCAGGATGATCAACACCGGGACGAGCATGACGAGCATCGGCGTCAGGGCATGCCGCATATAGTTCATGTTGGTGGCCAGGATCCGGCGCTGCGCCGCCATCTGCAGCCCCAGGTCGTCCTGGAAGAGCCGCACCTCCAGGATGTAGGCCTTGATGCGGCCCTTCGCACGGGCGATCGCTTCCTGGTTCGACGTGTATCGAAAGATAACCAGCATGATCCCACCGGTCAGGACGGAAACCACCGTCAAACCGACCAACGGGTTCATGCCGCCGAACAAGCCGATCAAGCCGTCGAAGAATGCCGTAACCGCGCTCACCAGGGGCCACATACGCCGAATCCTCTCTCGTCTCTAGGAAATGTAACCGAGTCCCTTCAGTTTCTTTTTGATTTCCTCGTCCGAGTCCGCCTCCTCGATCTTGGCGATCTCCTTCTCGAGGGCGTGGGTGATGAACTCGTCCGCCGAGGAGTAGCCGGCCACTTCGGCGTACTTCCGAATCTTCATCAGCAAATCCTTCGAGATCTTTACTTTCGGTCCGAACATCGGTCCTCCTCCCGGGGTCAGAAGATCGGGCGGCCCACCATGTGCTCGCCCTTCTCGATCCCGAATTCGTTCAACAACGTGACCGTCAAATCATACAACATCGGATCGGCGATGCGGACTTCCCGGCTCGACACCAGGATCCCCGGCACCTCCCGCGCGTCGATGCAGTGGTCGCCGCTCCATTTCCCCGTGTTGTCCGCGAACCACTCCATCGGGAACTCGCCGAGCGCCGATTCGTTCGATCCCCGGTACTCCCGCGCGTAACCGACGCTCATGTCCGGCGCCTCCGCCGCGTAGGGGCCGTGGTACACCTCGTCGTTGCGGTACAGCGCGAGGATCGGCTGTTTGCCCGTCTTCGGGTCCCGCAGCTCCGTGAGCCGCGTCGTCAGTTCCTCGATCAGCGCGTCTTTCTCCCGGCCCGGCGAGACGACGCCGTACTTCTCCCGCCCCCGCGTGTTGATGTAGAGGCCGTTGATGCCGAGGGCGTAAACCCGGGTGCGGCGCCAGTCCACGTTGAGGAAGAAGTCGCTCTTCTCCCGCGTTTCCTTCGACGGATCCTTCAAAGTCAAATAACCGTTGTCGGCGAGCCAGGAGTTCAGGTGCACCTCCCGATACCAGGGCGCGAAACCGTGATCCGACATGGCGAGGACGAGCACGTCCTCCGGGAGACGGTCCAACGCCATCCCCACCGCCTGATCGAAGCGCTTCATGATGTCGTAGATGATGTCCGGATGCTCCCGCGCCTCCGCGTCCGACGCGGGGTGGTGGGGGTCCATGGCGCGCCACATCACGTGGGTCTGCTGGTCCAGGCTGGAGAAGTAATAGTAGAGGAGTCCCCATTCCTGGCCGACGAACTCGTTCAACAGGCTGTCGTAGACGCGCATCCTCTCGTCGAGCACGTAACCCGCCTGCTGGAGGAACTCCGTGTCCGTCAGGATCCCCGCCTCGAGCGCCTTGGTGTCCTCCGGCATCCCCTGCGTGTAGAAGCGGCCCGTCTTTTCGGCGATCTTCGCGGCCCAATCGTCGGGCGTGGAGATCGGCTGGGCCGGCGCGAGGGGATCGATGTTGATCGGCGAGACATAGAGGCCGAACTCGGGGGCCACCGACTTGAGGTAGAGCCGGGCGATGCCGGTCAGCCCCATGCCGGCGGGATCCAGCGCCGGACGAACGGCGCCCCAGAAGCCGTGATCGGGGAGAAAGTAATACTTCACCGGGACCCAATCGCTCCACTCCCCCTCCCGGAGAAGCACCTCTTCCTCGCCGATGACGATCTTCGCGATCCTGTTTTCCACGTCCCTGTGGATCCGCACCGGACAGCCGCTCTTCTCGTGTCCCTCGCGCATCGGGTTCGGCGGACCGGGAATCGCCGTCTCCGCGGTCCCGCCGTCGAAGTACACGTCCACCACCTTGCCGCCGGAGATGTCGTCGGCGTTCTCCGGGCGGTGGGTCGTGAGATAGGTAAAGGTCCCCGGCGTGCCGAGGATGTCCGGCGTGCCGAGGCCGGAGAGGGTCTTCGCCCCCTCGCTCACCGGCGGGTAGTTGGCGGGGATCTTGAAGATCGCCGTGGGCACGCCGTGGGCGGTCAGGATGTCCCAGAAAGGCACCCCCCGCCGGAGGTTCAGCACTTCGCCGCCGCCGGTGGGAATTCGCCACTCCCCCCACAGCCCGATCCCGTCGTCGCTGCTCACCGCCTGCGAGGTGGACATGAAGGGGAGATAGGTTTTGGGGTCACGATGAATGAAGTCGAAAATGTCGTGCCCGCCCGGGTCCATTCCGGTGATGAAGTTGGACCACGCCACCGGGCTCTGGGGCGGGATGCTCGTGCCGAGGCTGGTGAAGGTCCCGCGGTCGATCAAGCGCTGAAAGTTGGGGAGATCCCCCCGATCCAGGAGGAGCCGGAGAAGCCCCGGATCCATCCCGTCGAAACCGAGAACGAGCACCTTCCCCCTCTTCGGCGCCGGGGCTTCCGCCCCGCCCATCTCCGCGATCGCCACGCCGACGACGAGCAGAAGGAGTGCGAAAAACGCTATGTATCGACGCCGCATCCGTCCGGTCATGACTCTCAGTCCTCCCGCCGGCTCCGTCCGCCGTCCCGCTCTTCCGGGCGAGCGCGGTAGAAAGACCGGCCTTTCATATAACGGGGGGTGTCGATTCCGAAAAGGTCGAGCACCGACGGTCCCACGTCCATGATCGCGGGATCGGCGGCGGCGAGGCGGCGGCTGCTGAAGAGAACGCCCGGGACCTCCCGCGCGTCGATGCAGTGGTCGCCGCTCCAGTTCTTCACGTTATCCAGGAACACCGATTCCGTCGCCTGGCCCACCGCGGCCTCCCAGCTCTGCCGGTAGCCCTTGGCGAACCCGACGATCACGTCCGGCGCGTTGTCCTTGTAGGGACCGTCGAAGAGGTCCTCCATGGGGATGGCCTTGTTGACGGCGACGATTCCTTTCTCCTCGTCCATCAGGCCGGTCATCCGATCGGCGATCTCCCGGCGGAGCGCTCCCGCTTCCTTCGGCTCCACGATCCCCTGCCCCTCGCGGTCCTTGATGTTGAGGTAGAGGCCGGCGAGGCCGAAGGAGTAGGCGCGGGTCTTGGACCAGTCCACGCCCTGGAACCACTCGCCCGATGTCTTGTCGCCGTTCTTCAGCGCCATGTAGCCGTTCTCGATCAGCCAGGTGTTCAGGTTCATGCCGCGGCTGAAGTGGGTGAAGCCGTGGTCGGACATGACCAGGAGCACCGTGCGGGTGTCGTCGCATTTCGCCAACGTCCGGCCGAGAAGCTCGTCCATCCGCACGTAGAGGTCCCGGATCGTGTGCCGGTATTTCTCCACGTCGTCACGGCCCCGGTTGGCGGGATGGCCGTCGGTCATGTACCGGAAGAACATATGCTGGATCCGGTCGGTGGCGTCGAACACGCAGGCGACCATTCCCCGTTTGGCGCGGCTCAGGGCGTGGAAGAACTGCTTCTCCCGCTCCTCGTGGATCAGCCAGGTCTGCTCCAGGAACGCCTCCTCGTCGATCACCTTCTCGTTCAGCGCCCAGGTGTCCTCGGCGAGGCCGAGGGTGGCGTACGGTCCGAACAGCTTGGCGAGATAGACCGAGTAGAAAAGGGGCTGGGAGATCGGCATGGCCGGGCTCTCGGGATCGATGTTGGTCGGCGTGAGGTAGATGTCCACGTACGGTTTCAGCGACTGGACGCGGAAACGGACCATGCCGCGCACCTTCACGCCGAGCCCCGGCTTGAAGGTGAGGCGGATCCACTCGGAGTACGAGCCGACCTTCAGGCGGAAGTCTTGGTCCGGCAGATGGAAATGGACCTCCCCCTTCGCGTCATCGATCACGGCGCGCCAGGGAACGCGCATCTCGCCGCCGCCCGCGGTCATGCTGTTCTCGGGGCCGGGCACGAAACCGCGGACCTCGTTCCCCTTCCTCTCCATCAGATGCCTCTCGCCGCTGATCGCCTTCCCCACCTTCGAGGGGTCGGTGGTGAAGAAGCAGAACGATCCCTGCGTCCCCTTCAGGTCGGGGACGCACATCGCCGAGAGCACGGCGCCGTTGAACTTGACCGGCGGGAAGGTGATGGGCACCCGGAGAATGTGCGAGAAGATGCCGTGATCGCCGAGGACCTTCCAGAAGGTGCTCGACTTCTGCATCAGCCGGATCACCGGCTTGCCGAGAGGAATGCGGTACTTGCCGATCTTGATATGCCGATCCGGGTTGGTGATCTTCACCGACGAGAGATCGACCAGGTAGTTTTTGGCGTCCCGGCCGAGGAAGTCGAAAACGTTGTGCCGCGACGCGTCGTTGCCGGTGGCGAAACTGGACCAGGCCACCGGCGACATGCTCGGCCAGGAGGACTGCAGCGGGCGGAAACTCCCCCTCTCGGCGAGACGGGAAAAGTTGGGGAGAAGCCCCTCGTCCATCCATCTCTTCGCCAGCCCCGGATCGAGGCCGTCGAGGCCGAGGATCACCACGCGGTCCACGTCGGTCTTGGCGATGGAACGGCCGCGCCGGCGGATCACGCGGATCACGAGACGGATCGGCCAGATCAGGATCGACAGGATCGCCAGCAGGAAGGTGACGAAAACGACCGCGAAGGAGGAGAGGAAAGCGAACCCCGCTCCGGGGCCGATGTAGGCGTGCGCCGGCGCGGCCGCGGCGAGCGCCGCCAGCGCCCAGAGGAACGATGTCGATAGGAACCGGGGTCTGCGTTTCACTACTTAGTCGCCTCCTCCCGTCAGCCTTCTCTCGATCACGCCGGCGACCGAGGTGATGTCGAACCCCTCGGGCATGGTCTCGGTGGTCCAGAGAAAGGCGTCGTCCCAGTTGTGCATGCCGGTGAAATGGGAGCGGCCGAACACGTCTCCGGTCCGCATCCATCCTTTTACGTCATAACCGTCGTTGGCGAGGAGGACCAGGTCCGGCGCGTGCGCCGTCTGGGGGCCCGAGTAGATCTCTTCGGGACGGAAGGCGCCCTGAAACACCTTCTCCCCCTCGAACTCGAGGGCCATCGCCTTCGATCGGATCTCCTCGCAGATCGCCGGGATTTCCGCCGGATCGACGCACCCCTTCGGAAAACGGTCCTTCCGGTGCAGGTAGATCCGTGTCGGGTCGAGCCCGAAGGCGCGCGACGAGGGAGCGGCGTCGGCGAAAGACTCGGGCCGCTCCTTGGCGAAGGAGAGATACCCCTCCCGCGCCAGCCAGGCATTGAGATAGAACTCGCGACGGATCAGGGTGAATCCGTGGTCCGAGAGGGCGATGAATCCCTCGGGACCGCCGGTCGTTTCCGCGTAGCGGTCGAACACTTTCCCGAGGAAGGCGTCCACCTTGCCGTAGTACTCCATGGCGCGGCCGTGATGGGGATGGCCCGGATCCTCGACCGCCGCGTACTGGAAATGCTGAAGCCTGTCCGTGCCGGTGACCACGATCTCGAAAAGGTCCCACTCCTCCCGGTCCCAGAGATAGTCCAATACCCGCTCCCTCCCCCGGAGGGTGCTCGTGAGTTCCCGAAAG is part of the Candidatus Eisenbacteria bacterium genome and encodes:
- a CDS encoding alkaline phosphatase family protein, with translation MTGRMRRRYIAFFALLLLVVGVAIAEMGGAEAPAPKRGKVLVLGFDGMDPGLLRLLLDRGDLPNFQRLIDRGTFTSLGTSIPPQSPVAWSNFITGMDPGGHDIFDFIHRDPKTYLPFMSTSQAVSSDDGIGLWGEWRIPTGGGEVLNLRRGVPFWDILTAHGVPTAIFKIPANYPPVSEGAKTLSGLGTPDILGTPGTFTYLTTHRPENADDISGGKVVDVYFDGGTAETAIPGPPNPMREGHEKSGCPVRIHRDVENRIAKIVIGEEEVLLREGEWSDWVPVKYYFLPDHGFWGAVRPALDPAGMGLTGIARLYLKSVAPEFGLYVSPINIDPLAPAQPISTPDDWAAKIAEKTGRFYTQGMPEDTKALEAGILTDTEFLQQAGYVLDERMRVYDSLLNEFVGQEWGLLYYYFSSLDQQTHVMWRAMDPHHPASDAEAREHPDIIYDIMKRFDQAVGMALDRLPEDVLVLAMSDHGFAPWYREVHLNSWLADNGYLTLKDPSKETREKSDFFLNVDWRRTRVYALGINGLYINTRGREKYGVVSPGREKDALIEELTTRLTELRDPKTGKQPILALYRNDEVYHGPYAAEAPDMSVGYAREYRGSNESALGEFPMEWFADNTGKWSGDHCIDAREVPGILVSSREVRIADPMLYDLTVTLLNEFGIEKGEHMVGRPIF
- a CDS encoding alkaline phosphatase family protein; its protein translation is MKRRPRFLSTSFLWALAALAAAAPAHAYIGPGAGFAFLSSFAVVFVTFLLAILSILIWPIRLVIRVIRRRGRSIAKTDVDRVVILGLDGLDPGLAKRWMDEGLLPNFSRLAERGSFRPLQSSWPSMSPVAWSSFATGNDASRHNVFDFLGRDAKNYLVDLSSVKITNPDRHIKIGKYRIPLGKPVIRLMQKSSTFWKVLGDHGIFSHILRVPITFPPVKFNGAVLSAMCVPDLKGTQGSFCFFTTDPSKVGKAISGERHLMERKGNEVRGFVPGPENSMTAGGGEMRVPWRAVIDDAKGEVHFHLPDQDFRLKVGSYSEWIRLTFKPGLGVKVRGMVRFRVQSLKPYVDIYLTPTNIDPESPAMPISQPLFYSVYLAKLFGPYATLGLAEDTWALNEKVIDEEAFLEQTWLIHEEREKQFFHALSRAKRGMVACVFDATDRIQHMFFRYMTDGHPANRGRDDVEKYRHTIRDLYVRMDELLGRTLAKCDDTRTVLLVMSDHGFTHFSRGMNLNTWLIENGYMALKNGDKTSGEWFQGVDWSKTRAYSFGLAGLYLNIKDREGQGIVEPKEAGALRREIADRMTGLMDEEKGIVAVNKAIPMEDLFDGPYKDNAPDVIVGFAKGYRQSWEAAVGQATESVFLDNVKNWSGDHCIDAREVPGVLFSSRRLAAADPAIMDVGPSVLDLFGIDTPRYMKGRSFYRARPEERDGGRSRRED
- a CDS encoding alkaline phosphatase family protein, with translation MALAFWKKKRSGPKACVFGIDGLPQTLLARLMDGDVMPRAKEIFGDGNLRKMRVTLPEVSAVSWPSFMAGADPGTHGIYGFTEFEPGGYGVRFPSFPSMKTSTLWDRLGEKGLRSVVVNQPSTYPAREIPGVLIAGFVAIDMRKAVYPAFLAKKLEQLDYEIDVDSQRGGKDPDFLFRELTSTLRGRERVLDYLWDREEWDLFEIVVTGTDRLQHFQYAAVEDPGHPHHGRAMEYYGKVDAFLGKVFDRYAETTGGPEGFIALSDHGFTLIRREFYLNAWLAREGYLSFAKERPESFADAAPSSRAFGLDPTRIYLHRKDRFPKGCVDPAEIPAICEEIRSKAMALEFEGEKVFQGAFRPEEIYSGPQTAHAPDLVLLANDGYDVKGWMRTGDVFGRSHFTGMHNWDDAFLWTTETMPEGFDITSVAGVIERRLTGGGD